Proteins from a genomic interval of Phyllopteryx taeniolatus isolate TA_2022b chromosome 3, UOR_Ptae_1.2, whole genome shotgun sequence:
- the hsd17b3 gene encoding 17-beta-hydroxysteroid dehydrogenase type 3 isoform X1: MKSLMEWFFTTLGAVVVIYYGVKLLLFTRMLYPKRWFPLPKSFFLSMGEWAVVTGASEGIGRQYALALAEQGMNVVIMSRTKVTLDKVAKEISETTHRMVKVVVVDFTKDNIFNDIEEELMYLDIGVLGTTYSLLCNIICLHMPNLQWGDHYQMQVIKTGCSFYCVPVNNVGMLPSVIPRRFLEEEDLDQIITGVINCNVKTMVKMCKIVLPGMENRRKGVIVNIASGIASIPFPLYSLYAASKIFVERFSQGLHAEYKDKGVIIQAVTPFGVSTRMVRYQQTNVAMLSPRDFVKSSMQYIRAGDKTYGSICHMFLGWLLNSIPLKILHTESVLHGLQEYVERKQEEKKSSSSVISEA; the protein is encoded by the exons ATGAAGAGCTTGATGGAATGGTTTTTCACTACTCTCGGTGCTGTGGTTGTCATCTACTATGGAGTGAAGCTGCTCCTTTTCACAAGGATGCTTTATCCCAAAAGGTGGTTTCCGCTGCCCAAGTCTTTCTTTTTGTCCATGGGGGAGTGGGCAG TGGTGACCGGAGCTTCAGAGGGCATAGGAAGACAATACGCCTTAGCG CTGGCTGAACAAGGGATGAATGTGGTTATCATGAGCAGAACCAAAGTGACTTTGGACAAGGTGGCCAAGGAAATAA GCGAAACTACACATCGGATGGTAAAAGTGGTCGTGGTAGACTTCACCAAGGACAACATCTTCAACGACATTGAGGAGGAGCTTATGTACCTGGACATTGGTGTATTAGGTACCACTTACAGTCTTTTATGTAACATTATTTGCTTACACATGCCAAATTTACAATGGGGGGATCATTATCAAATGCAAGTCATCAAAACTGGATGTTCTTTCTATTGTGTGCCAGTTAACAATGTAGGCATGCTGCCCAGTGTGATCCCTCGCAGATTCCTTGAAGAAGAAGATCTGGACCAG ATAATCACGGGTGTGATAAACTGCAACGTGAAAACCATGGTGAAG ATGTGCAAAATAGTCCTTCCAGGCATGGAAAACAG GAGAAAAGGGGTGATAGTAAACATTGCATCCGGAATTGCTTCCATCCCGTTCCCTCTGTACTCGCTGTACGCTGCATCGAAA ATATTTGTGGAGAGATTTTCTCAAGGTCTTCATGCAGAATACAAAGATAAAGGTGTTATTATACAG GCAGTCACACCCTTCGGGGTCTCCACTCGAATGGTGCGCTACCAGCAAACAAACGTGGCCATGCTGTCCCCTCGAGACTTTGTGAAGAGCTCCATGCAGTATATCAGAGCTGGGGACAAAACATACGGCAGCATCTGTCACATGTTCTTG GGCTGGTTACTAAACTCCATCCCACTCAAGATTCTCCACACGGAGTCTGTGTTGCACGGTCTGCAGGAGTACGtggagagaaaacaggaagaaaagaaaagctccAGCTCTGTAATAAGcgaagcttaa
- the hsd17b3 gene encoding 17-beta-hydroxysteroid dehydrogenase type 3 isoform X2 — MKSLMEWFFTTLGAVVVIYYGVKLLLFTRMLYPKRWFPLPKSFFLSMGEWAVVTGASEGIGRQYALALAEQGMNVVIMSRTKVTLDKVAKEISETTHRMVKVVVVDFTKDNIFNDIEEELMYLDIGVLVNNVGMLPSVIPRRFLEEEDLDQIITGVINCNVKTMVKMCKIVLPGMENRRKGVIVNIASGIASIPFPLYSLYAASKIFVERFSQGLHAEYKDKGVIIQAVTPFGVSTRMVRYQQTNVAMLSPRDFVKSSMQYIRAGDKTYGSICHMFLGWLLNSIPLKILHTESVLHGLQEYVERKQEEKKSSSSVISEA, encoded by the exons ATGAAGAGCTTGATGGAATGGTTTTTCACTACTCTCGGTGCTGTGGTTGTCATCTACTATGGAGTGAAGCTGCTCCTTTTCACAAGGATGCTTTATCCCAAAAGGTGGTTTCCGCTGCCCAAGTCTTTCTTTTTGTCCATGGGGGAGTGGGCAG TGGTGACCGGAGCTTCAGAGGGCATAGGAAGACAATACGCCTTAGCG CTGGCTGAACAAGGGATGAATGTGGTTATCATGAGCAGAACCAAAGTGACTTTGGACAAGGTGGCCAAGGAAATAA GCGAAACTACACATCGGATGGTAAAAGTGGTCGTGGTAGACTTCACCAAGGACAACATCTTCAACGACATTGAGGAGGAGCTTATGTACCTGGACATTGGTGTATTAG TTAACAATGTAGGCATGCTGCCCAGTGTGATCCCTCGCAGATTCCTTGAAGAAGAAGATCTGGACCAG ATAATCACGGGTGTGATAAACTGCAACGTGAAAACCATGGTGAAG ATGTGCAAAATAGTCCTTCCAGGCATGGAAAACAG GAGAAAAGGGGTGATAGTAAACATTGCATCCGGAATTGCTTCCATCCCGTTCCCTCTGTACTCGCTGTACGCTGCATCGAAA ATATTTGTGGAGAGATTTTCTCAAGGTCTTCATGCAGAATACAAAGATAAAGGTGTTATTATACAG GCAGTCACACCCTTCGGGGTCTCCACTCGAATGGTGCGCTACCAGCAAACAAACGTGGCCATGCTGTCCCCTCGAGACTTTGTGAAGAGCTCCATGCAGTATATCAGAGCTGGGGACAAAACATACGGCAGCATCTGTCACATGTTCTTG GGCTGGTTACTAAACTCCATCCCACTCAAGATTCTCCACACGGAGTCTGTGTTGCACGGTCTGCAGGAGTACGtggagagaaaacaggaagaaaagaaaagctccAGCTCTGTAATAAGcgaagcttaa